The Glutamicibacter mishrai DNA window TCCTGCCCCGGTTGTTTGGTGGTGTGATGCTAAAATCGACAGAGATTTCTGGCCGTTGAATCACCCGTTCGCATGGGGAATCCCGATGCGACGTTGGCCAAGTTTTTCCGACCTTTAGTCCGCTACAGCACGAGGTGTCAGTGTGTCAGCCAGCAACGTAGAAGCAGTGCGCTCCCAGCCGGACGCTGGAGTGAATAGGACGCTGCTCAGCGGCGTTATTGGTGCTTCGCTGATACTTTTCGGCTCCTTCGGCACTGGCTGGTTGGCTAGCGTCTCGCCGCTGAACCGCGATCCGTTCTTCATCATGCTCCGCACCGAACCAGCCGGCGTCATCACCTGCGTCATCCTGCTGGCCATCGGGTGCTGGGTGCTGTTTCGCTCATGGTGGCGGCTGGGCCAGAAGCTGAGCGCATGGGGCGAAGGAGCCCTCAAGATCGTTCGGCGTGCAGTCTGGCTATGGAGCATTCCGATGTTCGTCGCCCTGCCGATCATGAGCCGTGACGTCTTCGCATACATCGGCCAGGGACGCTTGGTGGATGCCGGGCAGGATCCTTATGTCGACGGTATTTCCAGCTTGAATAACTGGTTCCAGCTCGGTGCAGACACCATGTGGGCCCAGGATGGAACACCGTATGGCCCGCTGTTCCTGTCCATCGAGTACCTGGTGGTCAATGTTGTCGGCGGTTCGACCGACGCCGCAATTCTTGTCTTCAGGGCAATCGCCTTCATCGGCGTCTTGCTTTGCCTGCACTTCGTGCCGAAGCTTGCCGAGCTGCATTCAGTTCCGGGAGCGAAGGCCACCTGGATGACCGTGGCGAACCCGCTGTTCCTGGTCAACTTCGTCGCAAGCGCGCACAACGATGCGCTGATGACCGGCCTGTCGGTTTGGGCGGTATACCTTGCCTGCAAGCGCCACGGCTTCTGGGCCATAGTCGTGTTGGCAGCCTCTATTGGCGTCAAGCCAATTACCCTGGTCCTCTTGCCATTTATCGGCCTGCTGTGGGCCGGGCCCGAAGCCAACTGGCCACGCCGCATTCTCTACTGGTTCTACTCCGGCATGATCTTCCTGGCCCTCATGACCGTGGTCGGGTGGCTCAATGGCTACTGGTTCGGCTGGCTGGAAGTCATGCTCAACTACACTGGCGCAGGATTCTCGATTTTCGCCCCGCTGGGCTTGATGACCGTGGCGATCTCAAGTATTTTCCATTCCTTCGGACTGGAATCGGATTCAGTGCTCTCGGTCATCAAGACTGCCGGTCGACTGATCGGCGTGGTTATGGCGATTGTGCTGATGTTCCGCGGCAAGTACTCCCATCTTGTCCAGCGCATGGCTATCGCGTTCTCGGCGATCGTAGTCCTCTCGCCGGTCATCCAGCCTTGGTACCTGCTGTGGCTGCTGCCTTTCTTCGCGGTCACCGGCTTGCGGGATGATTGGCAAATGCTGTGGCTTCACCTGACCACGATCTTCTTCCTCGCTTATCAGGCAGCCGACCAGATCTTCGTCTGGCAGTTCCTCCAGGAGTCATTGGTTCCCCGTGTCCAGATGATTTCCTGGGGCATCTCCATCGCCTGCGCGATCTATCTGGTGTTCTTCGATCCCAAGACCAAGTCCATCTGCCCGGATCTTCTCAGCTCCACGAACTGGCTGAAGAAGTCGAAGAAGGCCTAGTGGCCGTGATGGACATCAGCCGGAAACTACTGGGGGAGAGTCTGCCCTCACTGGGGTGGCAGGGCTTCGCCGCCTCCGCGATGATCACCGTGGCTTCCTGGGGGATTGGCTGGTTCCCGCGCAACCAGCTCTCGCCCCTGGCCCGCAGCGGATTCTTCATTGAATTCCGCACCGACGTCAGCGGCGTCATCACCTGCATCATCTTGATGGCCCTGGGCATGGTCTGGCTGACCCGGACCTGGATTGTCACCAGGCCACGGGTGCAGGTGGCCACCGGAATCACCCACCGGGAACTGGGACGGCTGTTCGGAATGTGGTCGGCGC harbors:
- the mptB gene encoding polyprenol phosphomannose-dependent alpha 1,6 mannosyltransferase MptB is translated as MSASNVEAVRSQPDAGVNRTLLSGVIGASLILFGSFGTGWLASVSPLNRDPFFIMLRTEPAGVITCVILLAIGCWVLFRSWWRLGQKLSAWGEGALKIVRRAVWLWSIPMFVALPIMSRDVFAYIGQGRLVDAGQDPYVDGISSLNNWFQLGADTMWAQDGTPYGPLFLSIEYLVVNVVGGSTDAAILVFRAIAFIGVLLCLHFVPKLAELHSVPGAKATWMTVANPLFLVNFVASAHNDALMTGLSVWAVYLACKRHGFWAIVVLAASIGVKPITLVLLPFIGLLWAGPEANWPRRILYWFYSGMIFLALMTVVGWLNGYWFGWLEVMLNYTGAGFSIFAPLGLMTVAISSIFHSFGLESDSVLSVIKTAGRLIGVVMAIVLMFRGKYSHLVQRMAIAFSAIVVLSPVIQPWYLLWLLPFFAVTGLRDDWQMLWLHLTTIFFLAYQAADQIFVWQFLQESLVPRVQMISWGISIACAIYLVFFDPKTKSICPDLLSSTNWLKKSKKA